From Pagrus major chromosome 6, Pma_NU_1.0, one genomic window encodes:
- the LOC140997844 gene encoding ras-related protein Rap-1A-like, giving the protein MREYKLVVLGSGGVGKSALTVQFVQGIFVEKYDPTIEDSYRKQVEVDGQQCMLEILDTAGTEQFTAMRDLYMKNGQGFALVYSITAQSTFNDLQDLREQILRVKDTEDVPMILVGNKCDLEDERVVGKEQGQNLARQWNHCAFLESSAKSKINVLDIFYDLVRQINRKTPVEKKKAKKKSNCVLL; this is encoded by the exons ATGCGTGAATACAAGCTAGTGGTGTTAGGCTCTGGAGGTGTGGGCAAGTCCGCTCTG ACAGTTCAGTTTGTACAGGGAATCTTCGTGGAAAAATATGACCCTACAATAGAAGACTCATACAGAAAG CAAGTGGAGGTAGACGGTCAGCAATGTATGCTTGAAATTCTCGACACAGCAGGCACA GAGCAGTTCACAGCAATGAGGGACTTGTACATGAAGAACGGCCAAGGCTTCGCCCTGGTATACTCCATCACAGCACAGTCCACATTCAACGACCTCCAGGACCTGAGAGAACAGATTCTACGAGTAAAGGACACAGAGGAT GTGCCGATGATCCTGGTGGGGAACAAGTGCGACTTGGAGGATGAGCGTGTGGTGGGGAAGGAGCAGGGCCAGAACCTGGCCAGACAGTGGAACCACTGTGCCTTTTTAGAGTCCTCTGCTAAGTCAAAGATCAACGTCCTCGAT atctTCTACGACCTGGTCAGACAGATAAATAGGAAAACGCCAGTGGAAAAGAAGAAGGCGAAAAAGAAATCCAACTGTGTCCTGCTTTAA
- the timm17a gene encoding mitochondrial import inner membrane translocase subunit Tim17-A has translation MEEYAREPCPWRIVDDCGGAFTMGAIGGGIFQAVKGFRNAPSGMSHRMRGSMTAIKTRAPQLGGSFAVWGGLFSMIDCGLVKVRGKEDPWNSITSGAMTGAILAARNGPVAMVGSAAMGGILLALIEGAGILLTRFASSQFPTGPQFAEEPAPTAMPSPSFGDYRQYQ, from the exons ATGGAGGAGTATGCCAGAGAACCATG TCCCTGGAGGATTGTGGATGACTGCGGGGGAGCCTTCACCATGGGAGCTATTGGAGGAGGAATATTCCAGGCAGTAAAAGGCTTCAGAAACGCACCCTCA GGCATGAGCCACAGAATGAGAGGTAGCATGACTGCCATCAAGACCAGAGCCCCACAGCTTGGAG GAAGCTTTGCTGTATGGGGAGGCCTCTTCTCCATGATTGACTGTGGTTTAGTAAAAGTACGAGGGAAGGAGGATCCCTGGAACTCAATCACAAGTGGGGCCATGACTGGAGCGATCCTCGCTGCAAGAA ATGGACCAGTAGCCATGGTAGGCTCTGCAGCCATGGGAGGTATCCTGCTGGCGTTGATAGAGGGCGCTGGAATCCTGCTTACAAGGTTTGCCTCCTCACAGTTCCCAACTG ggCCCCAGTTTGCAGAGGAACCCGCCCCCACTGCCATGCCCTCCCCTTCCTTTGGAGACTACAGACAATATCAGTGA